A stretch of Oncorhynchus gorbuscha isolate QuinsamMale2020 ecotype Even-year linkage group LG24, OgorEven_v1.0, whole genome shotgun sequence DNA encodes these proteins:
- the LOC124013020 gene encoding RNA cytosine-C(5)-methyltransferase NSUN2-like: MGKRSRLRKKEHQNNSKPGGRDNRDNAGWGAGYADIIKENKLFEAYYQELGLVPEGEFDQFMAAMREPLPATIRITGYKSHAKEILHCLKNKYFKEIQEVEIDGQKIEAPQPLSWYPDELAWHTNMSRKILRKSPLLEKFHQFLVSETESGNISRQEAVSMIPPLLMKIEPHHKILDMCAAPGSKTAQLIEMLHSDMDVPFPEGFVIANDVDNKRCYLLVHQAKRLNSPCIMVVNHDASCIPRLQIDTEDGQKGTLFYDRILCDVPCSGDGTMRKNIDVWKKWTTSNSLHLHGLQIRIAVRGVEQLAVGGRMVYSTCSLNPIEDEAVIATLLEKSEGALELADASVDLPGLKWMPGVTKWKLMTKEGQWYKDWSEVPVNRHTQIRPTMFPPTDAEKLANMKLERCMRILPHHQNTGGFFVAVLVKKAPMPWNRRFPKLRKEQSSSSVPQPEDSPVGTPLPETPLEDGERGAGEDSPKEPEAGDQAKESNVCGPPPNKKMKRHGFKEDPFVFLTEDDPVFPPIESFYDLSPDFPKINVLTRTHEGKKRHLYMVSKELRNVMLNNSERMKVINTGVKVWSRNSDGEEFGCAFRLAQEGIYTLFPYIRSRMITVSVEDIKILLTQENPYLSKLEEDAHQQAKKMGMGSIVLKYRPDNSNPDGPQCPIELCGWRGKTSIRAFVPRNERFHYLRMLGVEVFRDKQGQGPREEEEVKEEVKEGETENGNKDVSPKQELRDENRGDEHLKGDEREGGEENLTST, encoded by the exons ATGGGAAAGAGAAGTCGACTGAGAAAGAAGGAGCATCAAAATAATAGCAAGCCTGGTGGAAGAGATAACCGGGACAATGCT GGTTGGGGTGCAGGCTACGCTGACATCATCAAGGAGAACAAGCTGTTTGAGGCATACTACCAGGAGCTGGGCCTGGTGCCCGAGGGGGAGTTTGACCAGTTCATGGCGGCTATGAGAGAACCGCTGCCCGCCACCATCCGCATCACTGGATACAAGAG CCATGCCAAGGAGATCCTCCACTGTCTGAAGAACAAGTACTTCAAGGAGATCCAGGAGGTAGAGATCGACGGGCAGAAGATAGAGGCTCCTCAGCCTCTGAGCTG gtacccAGATGAGCTAGCATGGCACACCAACATGAGCAGGAAGATCCTGAGGAAGTCTCCTCTCCTGGAGAAGTTCCATCAGTTCCTGGTCAGCGAGACCGAGTCG GGTAACATCAGCAGACAGGAGGCTGTAAGTATGATCCCTCCTCTGCTGATGAAGATTGAGCCCCACCACAAG ATTCTGGACATGTGTGCTGCTCCTGGATCTAAGACAGCGCAGTTGATTGAGATGCTCCATTCTGATATGGACGTACCCTTCCCAG agggctttgtgatagccaacGACGTGGACAACAAGCGTTGTTACCTGCTGGTGCACCAGGCTAAGAGACTGAACAGCCCCTGTATCATGGTGGTGAACCACGATGCCTCGTGCATCCCCAGACTACAGATAGACACAGAGGACGGACAGAAGGGCACACTGTTCTACGACCGCATCCTCTGCGACGTCCCCTGCAG tgGAGATGGCACCATGAGGAAGAACATTGACGTGTGGAAGAAATGGACCACCAGTAACAGCCTGCATCTCCAtgg tctccagaTCCGTATAGCAGTGCGTGGTGTGGAGCAGCTAGCTGTAGGAGGGAGGATGGTCTACTCTACCTGTTCACTCAACCCTATAGAGGACGAAGCTGTCATAGCAACGCTACTGGAGAAGAGTGAAG GTGCGTTAGAGTTAGCAGATGCGTCAGTTGATCTCCCAGGGTTAAAATGGATGCCTGGAGTCACCAAATGGAAG TTGATGACTAAGGAGGGTCAGTGGTATAAGGACTGGTCCGAGGTGCCAGTCAACCGCCACACACAGATCAGACCCACCATGTTCCCTCCCACAGACGCAGAGAAACTGGCCAATATGAAGTTGGAGAGATG TATGAGGATCCTGCCCCATCACCAGAACACGGGAGGCTTCTTTGTAGCTGTCCTGGTCAAGAAAGCCCCCATGCCCTGGAACAGAAGATTCCCCAAG TTGAGGAAGGAGCAGTCATCCAGCTCCGTGCCCCAGCCAGAGGACTCTCCAGTGGGCACCCCTCTTCCTGAGACGCCcttggaggatggagagagaggtgcaggAGAGGACTCGCCCAAAGAGCCAGAGGCAGGCGATCAGGCCAAGGAATCCAACGTGTGTGG GCCTCCTCCCAATAAAAAGATGAAGAGGCATGGTTTTAAAGAAGACCCCTTTGTCTTCCTCACTGAAGACGACCCTGTCTTCCCCCCGATAGA GTCATTCTATGACCTGTCTCCAGACTTCCCAAAGATAAACGTTCTGACCAGAACCCACGAGGGGAAGAAGAGACATCTGTACATGGTCTCCAAGGAGCTACGCAACGTCATGCTCAACAACAGTGAGCGAATGAAg gtgatcaACACAGGGGTAAAGGTGTGGTCTCGCAACAGCGACGGAGAGGAGTTTGGCTGTGCCTTCAGACTAGCCCAGGAG gGTATCTATACTCTGTTCCCCTACATCCGCTCCAGGATGATCACAGTGAGTGTCGAGGACATTAAGATTCTACTGACTCAGGAGAACCCGTACCTCAGCAAACTGGAGGAAGATGCTCACCAACAGGCCAAGAAGATGG GAATGGGCAGCATCGTGCTAAAATACCGGCCTGATAATAG taACCCCGATGGTCCTCAGTGTCCTATAGAGCTGTGTGGCTGGAGAGGCAAGACCTCCATCAGAGCCTTCGTGCCCCGCAATGAGAGGTTCCACTACCTCCGCATGCTGGGGGTCGAGGTATTCAGAGACAAACAGGGGCAGGGacccagggaggaagaggaggtgaaggaggaggtgaaagagggggagacagagaatggGAATAAAGATGTCAGCCCAAAACAGGAATTGAGAGATGAAAATCGAGGTGACGAGCACCtgaaaggagatgagagggagggaggagaggagaatttGACCAGCACCTGA